In a genomic window of Procambarus clarkii isolate CNS0578487 chromosome 10, FALCON_Pclarkii_2.0, whole genome shotgun sequence:
- the LOC138363354 gene encoding UPF0134 protein MPN_137-like, translated as MCFCVFRGDSMGIRADSMGIRADSMGIRADSMGIRADSMGIRADSIDLRVDSIDLRADSIDLRADSIDLRVHSIDLRVDSIDLRADSIDLRVHSIDLRVDSIDLRADSIDLRVDSIDLRADSIDLRADSIDLRPDSIDLRADSIDLRADSIDLRADSIDLRADSIDLRADSIDLRADSIDLRVDSIDLRADSIDLRADSIDLRVDSIDLRADS; from the coding sequence ATGTGCTTCTGTGTGTTCCGTGGTGATTCAATGGGTATTCGTGCTGATTCAATGGGTATTCGTGCTGATTCAATGGGTATTCGTGCTGATTCAATGGGTATTCGTGCTGATTCAATGGGTATTCGTGCTGATTCAATAGACCTCCGTGTTGATTCAATAGACCTTCGTGCTGATTCAATAGACCTTCGTGCTGATTCAATAGACCTTCGTGTTCATTCAATAGACCTCCGTGTTGATTCAATAGACCTTCGTGCTGATTCAATAGACCTTCGTGTTCATTCAATAGACCTCCGTGTTGATTCAATAGACCTTCGTGCTGATTCAATAGACCTTCGTGTTGATTCAATAGACCTCCGTGCTGATTCAATAGACCTCCGTGCTGATTCAATAGACCTCCGTCCTGATTCAATAGACCTTCGTGCTGATTCAATAGACCTTCGTGCTGATTCAATAGACCTTCGTGCAGATTCAATAGACCTTCGTGCTGATTCAATAGACCTTCGTGCTGATTCAATAGACCTTCGTGCTGATTCAATAGACCTTCGTGTTGATTCAATAGACCTCCGTGCTGATTCAATAGACCTCCGTGCTGATTCAATAGACCTTCGTGTTGATTCAATAGACCTTCGTGCTGATTCATAG